The proteins below are encoded in one region of Hordeum vulgare subsp. vulgare chromosome 3H, MorexV3_pseudomolecules_assembly, whole genome shotgun sequence:
- the LOC123444048 gene encoding GDSL esterase/lipase At4g10955-like has translation MAKPAPTKNAGDGATAVVPVPSPFEYHVYGPRKLSFTSWRDLLSSSWKNPDYRRMVIACFIQGAYLLELDRQEKRDERTGLAPQWWRPFKYRLVQALVDERDGSIYGAVLEWDRQAALSDYIPFRPTRAPAAVVALRGTLLKAPTFRRDFVDDLRFLAWDSLKGSVRFAGALAALRAAARKFGAGNVCVGGHSLGAGFALQVGKALAKEGVFVECHVFNPPSVSLAMSLKGFAETAGELWGRVRAWIPYMGAQAGGDAGGGGNSESEAKASLARAGMAKWLPHLYINTNDYICCYYSDAASGTATVAIGGGGGSGTSKAGVARMVVVSKGPSKFLAAHGLEQWWADDVELQVALNHSKLVDRQLRSLYAPPPAAPAARS, from the exons ATGGCCAAGCCGGCTCCGACTAAGAACGCCGGCGACGGAGCAACGGCAGTGGTGCCAGTGCCGAGTCCGTTCGAGTACCATGTCTATGGCCCCCGTAAGCTGTCCTTCACCAGCTGGAGAGATCTTCTTAGCTCAAGCTG GAAGAACCCTGACTACCGGCGGATGGTGATCGCGTGCTTCATCCAGGGAGCGTACCTTCTGGAGCTGGACCGGCAGGAGAAGCGCGACGAGCGCACCGGCCTCGCGCCGCAGTGGTGGCGCCCGTTCAAGTACAGGCTGGTGCAGGCGCTCGTCGACGAGCGCGACGGCTCCATCTACGGCGCCGTCCTCGAGTGGGACCGCCAGGCCGCGCTCTCGGACTACATCCCGTTCCGCCCCACCCGCGCGCCCGCCGCCGTCGTGGCGCTCCGCGGCACGCTGCTCAAGGCGCCCACGTTCCGCCGCGACTTCGTGGACGACCTCCGCTTCCTGGCCTGGGACAGCCTCAAGGGCTCCGTGCGCTTCGCCGGCGCGCTGGCGGCGCTGCGTGCGGCCGCGCGGAAGTTCGGCGCCGGCAACGTGTGCGTGGGCGGGCACTCGCTGGGCGCCGGGTTCGCGCTGCAGGTGGGCAAGGCGCTGGCCAAGGAGGGCGTCTTCGTGGAGTGCCACGTGTTCAACCCGCCGTCCGTGTCGCTGGCCATGAGCCTCAAGGGCTTCGCCGAGACGGCCGGCGAGCTCTGGGGCCGCGTGCGCGCTTGGATACCGTACATGGGCGCGCAAGCCGGCGGGGacgcgggcggcggcggcaacaGCGAGAGCGAGGCCAAGGCGTCGCTGGCGCGCGCCGGGATGGCCAAGTGGCTGCCGCACCTGTACATCAACACCAACGACTACATCTGCTGCTACTACAGCGACGCCGCGAGCGGGACGGCCACCGTGGCCATAGGCGGCGGGGGCGGGAGCGGCACTAGCAAGGCCGGAGTGGCGAGGATGGTGGTTGTTTCCAAGGGGCCGAGCAAGTTCCTGGCCGCGCATGGGCTGGAGCAGTGGTGGGCTGACGATGTCGAGCTGCAGGTGGCGCTCAACCACAGCAAACTCGTCGACCGCCAGCTCAGGTCGCTCTACGCCCCGCCACCGGCCGCACCGGCCGCTCGGAGTTAG